From Motilibacter peucedani, the proteins below share one genomic window:
- a CDS encoding sulfate/molybdate ABC transporter ATP-binding protein: protein MSLHARVGVERPGFSLDVALEVADGEVVAVIGPNGAGKTTLLRALAGLVPLHIGRVELAGRVLDDPAAGVRVETRERRVGVVFQDYRLFEHLSARDNVAFGPRSTGMPKREARRLADAELTRLGLADLGDRRPRELSGGQAQRVALARALVTAPELLLLDEPLAALDAETRTAVRTVLRDTVADFRGPVVLVTHDPVDALTLADRLVVVEGGRVVQAGAAAAVADRPATAYVASLVGLTLCRGPAVDGVLALEDGTRLVTADPTRQGPSLAVVRPSSVLLTREPPRSSARNVWQREVASLQVLGDRVRVTLAGSPALHADVTSSAVAELRLAAGDRVWASVKATDVTVYADSADIA, encoded by the coding sequence GTGAGCCTGCACGCACGGGTCGGTGTCGAGCGCCCGGGCTTCTCGCTCGACGTCGCGCTCGAGGTGGCCGACGGCGAGGTCGTCGCGGTCATCGGGCCCAACGGCGCCGGGAAGACGACGCTGCTGCGGGCGTTGGCGGGACTGGTGCCACTCCATATAGGCCGGGTCGAGCTGGCCGGGCGGGTGCTCGACGACCCGGCCGCAGGCGTACGCGTCGAGACCCGCGAGCGCCGCGTCGGCGTGGTCTTCCAGGACTACCGGCTCTTCGAGCACCTCAGCGCCCGCGACAACGTGGCCTTCGGCCCGCGGAGCACGGGGATGCCGAAACGCGAGGCGCGGAGACTCGCCGACGCGGAGCTCACCCGGCTGGGCCTCGCCGACCTCGGCGATCGCCGGCCGCGAGAGCTCTCCGGCGGCCAGGCCCAGCGGGTCGCCCTGGCCCGCGCGCTGGTCACCGCCCCCGAGCTGCTCCTGCTCGACGAGCCGCTCGCCGCCCTCGACGCCGAGACGCGGACCGCCGTGCGCACGGTGCTGCGAGACACGGTCGCCGACTTCCGCGGTCCCGTGGTGCTGGTGACCCACGACCCGGTCGACGCGCTCACCCTCGCCGACCGGCTCGTGGTCGTCGAGGGCGGGCGCGTCGTGCAGGCTGGCGCGGCGGCGGCCGTCGCCGACCGGCCGGCCACCGCGTACGTCGCCTCGCTCGTCGGCCTGACGCTCTGCCGCGGGCCCGCGGTCGACGGCGTGCTGGCGCTCGAGGACGGTACGCGCCTGGTGACCGCGGACCCGACACGGCAAGGACCGAGCCTGGCCGTCGTGCGGCCGAGCTCGGTCCTGCTGACCCGCGAGCCGCCGCGGTCCAGTGCGCGCAACGTGTGGCAGCGGGAGGTCGCCTCGCTCCAGGTGCTCGGCGACCGGGTGCGTGTGACGCTCGCCGGCTCGCCCGCCCTGCACGCCGACGTGACGAGCTCCGCTGTGGCGGAGCTGCGCCTCGCCGCCGGCGACAGGGTCTGGGCGAGCGTGAAGGCGACCGACGTGACGGTCTACGCCGACTCGGCCGACATCGCGTAG
- a CDS encoding ABC transporter permease, with protein sequence MSEGVATRTLRRAPRLATLLVPPAALALLFLVLPLVGLLVRAPWRDLWPLLSEPSVRQALRLSLLCASLATALSLVLGVPLAWVLARLRFPGRRLLRALVLLPLVLPPVVGGVGLLYALGRHGVLGGALESVGVTLPFTTAGVVVAEAFVAMPFLVVTVEGALAASDERFEEAAATLGATGWTTFWRVTLPLIGPSVTAGAVLSFARALGEFGATITFAGNLPGTTQTMPLAVYIALETDPRAAVALALVLLAVSVAILLALRERYVRPSPR encoded by the coding sequence GTGAGCGAGGGGGTTGCGACGCGTACGCTGCGGCGCGCCCCGCGCCTCGCGACCCTGCTCGTCCCGCCGGCGGCCCTGGCCCTGCTCTTCCTCGTGCTGCCGCTGGTGGGACTGCTGGTCCGCGCGCCGTGGCGCGACCTCTGGCCGCTGCTGAGCGAGCCGTCGGTGCGCCAGGCGCTGCGGCTCTCGCTGCTCTGCGCGTCGCTGGCGACCGCCCTCTCGCTGGTCCTCGGCGTGCCGCTCGCCTGGGTGCTCGCGCGGCTGCGGTTCCCCGGGCGGCGACTCCTGCGCGCACTGGTGCTGCTGCCGCTGGTGCTGCCCCCGGTCGTCGGCGGCGTCGGCCTGCTCTACGCGCTCGGCCGGCACGGTGTCCTCGGCGGCGCGCTGGAGTCGGTGGGTGTCACGCTGCCGTTCACCACCGCGGGGGTCGTGGTCGCGGAAGCCTTCGTCGCCATGCCGTTCCTCGTCGTGACGGTCGAGGGTGCGCTGGCAGCGTCCGACGAGCGCTTCGAGGAGGCCGCCGCGACCCTCGGCGCCACCGGCTGGACGACGTTCTGGCGCGTCACGCTGCCTCTGATCGGGCCGTCCGTGACCGCCGGCGCCGTGCTGTCCTTCGCGCGGGCGCTGGGGGAGTTCGGCGCCACCATCACCTTCGCCGGCAACCTGCCGGGCACCACGCAGACCATGCCGCTCGCCGTCTACATCGCGCTCGAGACCGACCCGCGTGCGGCCGTCGCGCTCGCGCTCGTGCTCCTGGCCGTCAGCGTCGCGATCCTGCTGGCGCTGCGGGAGCGCTACGTGCGGCCGAGTCCGCGGTGA